CGCGCAGCGACATTGACGATTGACGATTGGCAATTGCCAACAGGCCGTTCATGTCGTGGTAGAAGGTGATGTCGCCGAGCAGGGCGACCAGGGGCGAACGGCCGGCCGCGCCGTAGCCGAGGGCGGTGGAGACGTTGCCGTCTATGCCGCTTGCGCCCCGGTTGGCGTAGACGTGCAGGGGTTTCGTAGACGGCCGTGCAAACTGATCCACGTGCCGGATCGGCAAACTATTACCCACAAACAGTCGCCCATTTGGCGGCATCAACTCCACCGTATCCATCACCACCCAAAAATCTGTGAAATCCGTGAAATCTGTGGACAACCCCTCTACCGCCTGCCACACGGCCGTTTCCACCCCATGCACCCTATCCAGCCACCCGGACGACAATCGCGGAACCAACCCCTGGGCCATCTGGTAACACGCCTGCTCCTCGTCGGCGGCCACAAACCAACTCGTCTGGTGGGCGTCGTCGGCCCAGACGCCGCTGGCGCGGATGTGGATGCGGTGGGCGGGTTGGCTGCGCTCCAGGTAGGCGTTGAGCCATTTGGAGGTGGGAACCGCGCCGAAGCGCAATATCACTTCCGGTTCCGGCCAATCCAGCCTGCCCTGCATATATGTCTCGTAGCCGCCGGAAATCACCGTGCCGCTGCTGTGCAAGCCAAAGCGCACCCCAGACAGCGGATCGGCCAGAATCGGCCAGCCGCTGATTTGCGACAGCCCGGCCACCGCCTGGGGAAAATTGCCGCCCGGACAGCGCGGCCCGCATACAATCAGCCCGCGCTCATGGTGGTTGATAACGGCCGTGAGCGCTTCTTGCTGGCTGCGGGAGAGAATGATTTCGGATTTCGGATTTCGGATTTCGGATTTCGGAGTGGGGAGGGCTGCGTTCCGCACTCCCCACTCCCCACTCCCCACTTCCGGCTCTAGTGGTTTGCGGAAGGGAAAATTGACGTGAACGGGGCCTTGGCGACGGCCGTTGGCGGCAGCGCCGTTGGCGGTGGCGTAGGCGCGGGCGGCCGTTGTCTGCACACTCCTTAAAACCACCTCCGGCGCGTCCGCCTGGGGGATGGGCATGTCCACCGCCCACAACACCTGGTCGCCAAAGATTTTCACCTGGTCAATGGTCTGGTTGGCCCCGCTGTGGCGCAGTTCGTGCGGCCGGTCGCCGGTGAGAATCAGCAGCGGGACCTGGCTCATCTGCGCCTCAATGATGGCCGGGAAGTAGTTGGCAACGGCCGTGCCCGACGTGCACACCAACGCCACCGGCCGTTCGGTCGCCACCGCCAGACCCAACGCAAAAAAGCCCGCACTCCGCTCATCCAGGTGGCGATAAATTTCGATGCCTTTCTGCGCGGCGAAGGCCAGGGTGAGTGGGGTGGAACGGGAGCCGGGGGAGATGCAGACGGCCGTCAGGCCGGAATCTACCAATGACTGCACAAATAAATGTGAGTAGAGGAGGTTGGGGTTTTGGAATTGTGAATTGTGAATTGTGAATTGTGAATTGTGAATTGGAGGGGTCATGGGGTGGGGGTGTCCTTGAGGGTTTGTTTGGCAGTTTTAATGCTGGTGTTCAGGATGCGGCAGAGTTCGTCGCACTCGCGGAAGGTTTCGATGATTTGTTCACGGGGCAGCAGTTTGCCTTTGCCGATGATTTTGAGCCAGACACGCGATTCGTTGAGTTCTTTGGCGCACAATTTCAGCTTGTGGACGAAGTCGCGCGGGCTTTCCGCGCCCCGTGCTTCGGCGTAATGCGCCGCCGGACTCGTGCCGCTGCGCACCAACTGCCCCGCCAGATGATTTCCCGCCCGCGAATCGGGCAGCCTATCCGTCACCGCAATCACCATCACCGCAAACTCCACCAACCGCTCCTCAATATCATCACCCTTCGCCATCTCTCCTCCCTCCCAACTTCACAATTCACAATTCCCCATTCACAATTCACAATTCTCTTCTCTTCCGGGATGCTTCGCTCCGCAGACTCCGCTCAGCATGACAAGGTGGCTTCTTCCCAACTTCACAATTCACAATTCCCCATTCACAATTCACAATTCTCTTCTCTTCCGGGATGCTTCGCTCCGCAGACTCCGCTCAGCATGACCGCTTTTCTCTTCAACTTCACAATTCACAATTCCCCATTCACAATTCACAATTCAATTCCCAGCGCGCCCAACATCGGCCGAAACTTCAACCCCGTCTCCGCCCACTCCTTGTCCGGCTCCGAATCGGCGACGATGCCCGCCCCGGCGTAGAGCCAGGCGCGGCGCTCCTGAACGACGGCCGAGCGGATGCCGACGGCAAACGCGCCATCCAGCTTGTAGTCAATCCAGCCGACGGGTGCGGCGTACCAGCCGCGCGGCACCGGCTCGGCGCGGCTGATAAAGTCCAGGGCCACGGCGCGGGGGGAACCGCCCATGGCCGGGGTGGGATGCAGCACGTCCACCAGCGGCAAAATACCGTCTGGCTCGGTCAGGGTGGCGCGAATGGGGGTGAAGAGGTGTTGGATGTTGCTCAGTTTGTAGACGCCGGGCGCGGGCGAGATTTCCAACTTGGAAGTTAAGGGGGCCAAGCGCCCTAAAATGGACATGACGACGACTTCGTGCTCGTGGCGGTCTTTGGCGCTTTCCATGAGCTGCTGCCCCAGGGCGGCGTCTTCCAGCGGGTCGGCGCTGCGGCGGATGGAACCGGCCAGGCTCATGGTGGTAAGGGTGCGCCCTTCGACTTTTGCCAGCAGTTCGGGCGTCGCGCCGAGGAAGGTGTGAAACGGCCGTGGCTCGAACACAAAGCGGTAACAATCGGCGTAATGCTCATTGAGGTATTCCAGACTGTCGTAAATGTCTATACGGCCGTCAAACTTTGCCTCGCACACCCGCGCCAGCACCACCTTCTTCAACTCATCCGCCGCAATCTCCTGCCGCGCTGCGTTGATGAGGTGCGCCCATTCAGCGGGAGGCATGGGGTAGGAGAGAGATTGGAGACTGGAGACTGGAGAATTCTGCTCAGTCTCCAGTCTCCAGTCTCCAGTCTCCAGTAGAACGTCCCGCCGCGCTGTCAGCGCTTCCTGCAAAATCGGCAGGCTGTGTTCCGGGTCGTCGGCCAGGGGGATGAGGGCGTTGATGGTGAGCCACGTTTCACGGCCAACCCGGACGAACTGGTAGTGGGGCAGGATGAAGTGGGCGGGATGGAAGGCGGCCCAGGTGTTGTCCGGCAGAAAATCGTCGCGGAAGGCGAAGCCGCCGAAGAGGCGCGGCCGGGCCAG
This genomic stretch from Candidatus Leptovillus gracilis harbors:
- the menD gene encoding 2-succinyl-5-enolpyruvyl-6-hydroxy-3-cyclohexene-1-carboxylic-acid synthase, which gives rise to MTPPIHNSQFTIHNSQFQNPNLLYSHLFVQSLVDSGLTAVCISPGSRSTPLTLAFAAQKGIEIYRHLDERSAGFFALGLAVATERPVALVCTSGTAVANYFPAIIEAQMSQVPLLILTGDRPHELRHSGANQTIDQVKIFGDQVLWAVDMPIPQADAPEVVLRSVQTTAARAYATANGAAANGRRQGPVHVNFPFRKPLEPEVGSGEWGVRNAALPTPKSEIRNPKSEIILSRSQQEALTAVINHHERGLIVCGPRCPGGNFPQAVAGLSQISGWPILADPLSGVRFGLHSSGTVISGGYETYMQGRLDWPEPEVILRFGAVPTSKWLNAYLERSQPAHRIHIRASGVWADDAHQTSWFVAADEEQACYQMAQGLVPRLSSGWLDRVHGVETAVWQAVEGLSTDFTDFTDFWVVMDTVELMPPNGRLFVGNSLPIRHVDQFARPSTKPLHVYANRGASGIDGNVSTALGYGAAGRSPLVALLGDITFYHDMNGLLAIANRQSSMSLRDGFAPVNRQSPMPPTTFVILNNNGGGIFRRLPIAEFEPEFTDLFLTPHNLDFEHAARLYGLDFIRTANRAAFRQALRESMYNPTPRLIEVPTDGRYDDQRRREINKIVNKVFSGGL
- a CDS encoding four helix bundle protein; its protein translation is MAKGDDIEERLVEFAVMVIAVTDRLPDSRAGNHLAGQLVRSGTSPAAHYAEARGAESPRDFVHKLKLCAKELNESRVWLKIIGKGKLLPREQIIETFRECDELCRILNTSIKTAKQTLKDTPTP
- a CDS encoding isochorismate synthase, yielding MDFLRHAEGQERFFWEDVRDRITLAGFGAAANLIGWGNGRIAHIRQQAQTLFQDAILFGDAPDLARPRLFGGFAFRDDFLPDNTWAAFHPAHFILPHYQFVRVGRETWLTINALIPLADDPEHSLPILQEALTARRDVLLETGDWRLETEQNSPVSSLQSLSYPMPPAEWAHLINAARQEIAADELKKVVLARVCEAKFDGRIDIYDSLEYLNEHYADCYRFVFEPRPFHTFLGATPELLAKVEGRTLTTMSLAGSIRRSADPLEDAALGQQLMESAKDRHEHEVVVMSILGRLAPLTSKLEISPAPGVYKLSNIQHLFTPIRATLTEPDGILPLVDVLHPTPAMGGSPRAVALDFISRAEPVPRGWYAAPVGWIDYKLDGAFAVGIRSAVVQERRAWLYAGAGIVADSEPDKEWAETGLKFRPMLGALGIEL